From Anopheles darlingi chromosome 2, idAnoDarlMG_H_01, whole genome shotgun sequence, the proteins below share one genomic window:
- the LOC125951028 gene encoding mediator of RNA polymerase II transcription subunit 12 isoform X3 — protein MNMRPLKRPRLGPPDVYPQEAKQREDELTSVHVKHGFATEHKLSEEFGTARNCNVSASKVGAYFNAILAKKEELMTLPDSGRKKQQINPKDNFWPVTARNKTTLDMWFKDLAGTKPLSSLAKKAPSFNKKEEIFAMLCENQVTMQRAAWFIKLSSAYTVAVSEAKIKKRQMPDPATEWTGTMIKFLKDLIPKLHEHYHHGPLQEKPSSGMGSTGGVSLNNSGGASALGMSSASGGSNPTTIPPPLSSPAGSMHSPAGSNSAAGGAMHSQQQQQQQLQQPLSPQEEQRLAQKQWNYSTQLCKYMYEEGLLDKQEFLNWIIDLLEKMKSSPNADDGLLRIYLPLAMQYLHDFVQSERFCRRLSYAVSKKLAQLINQMADNHNVNLHASEPDSTAGSKVSPDVAEPKDGKNDKMSNGGIVTAKPNPYELIFTEYLHCSHHRDVVLQLSCILQTITLECPTALVWCGVGETRSSSVLSGSPLDHLPVAPSALPMPERYAGNSNEDVRRQLFEAEESIKIRSRHAESRWCIDKWQTAAGNASLKILATLDALDGHCFDRMDSNNSLDFLYQKIFPPFQIQPNKPTTDGGAISGNPASLVGVAAAGASANGIDGKDAATKQFEYNVEQDASIVKILCEWAVSWQRWGEHRAMVVAWLLDKRQNEVFTALENESYSNNNLNNSDDKDSVLSGSGLNGGQPVFQHILMNFLDHDAPVLEDNGGTQSKSQFTNLVHLFSELIRHDVFSHDAYMCCLISRGDLLTGAGGMLSLDNHGICNAGLGTGPISNKPATSSSPNNPSGMDDDVLQTDFKAKLEDLDDSNVDDDLDKLLQHIKEDQQNSMDAPDSPKDPEHASASVGTGLGKAESPSRHFLYTEHFPLCQDDPISQHDCNQRYILLYGVGKERDEKKHAVKKMSKEICKLFSKKFSIDVAEGGKVKKHARSEFNFEATSNKCQAMSYFDQHVVTWQCAVQVQEMLNSFAAGNSYYLPVQEHVAFLFDLMESAFNIYGLIDTCIQILRELPEVEMQLIAKGSMPLVRSYTTSLSLYVVGVLRRYHCCLLLSQEQTTAIFEGLCRIVKHVSNPSDCSSAERCILAYLYDLYSACSSLKSRPQQEPFHNAYPKIKQALYTPLQPTPSVHTYNPQFMIDIITNPRRGGKIESGWARQLNESASNRYSFVCNAVVAVTRDIDNDCLNDIAAMCAELTACCNSLSSEWLGVLIALCGSNRDAGYYVDVLTQVDVQNTNIHNALSVFTSILVARHCFSLENFVAHVALPSLVQACKGRGETTPEIEAGARLSCHLLLRLFKTIECPQPGLYSVSTSPNPITVGNAHNIKLSCDRHLLAAAHKNIGVAPVLAVLKGILVVGDATANKVSSIFGTGKRSGLNTPVHPGSTPKSMSGSGDISHILGTSDLSILGNADESMLDVSQQNSHLNQDNATSLSEFAQHVLRQICSQEWVLERCLQNAEELCQQGMLIDNLLTAKQAQRLLHMICYPEHESNLIAELDQKAIIVRILENLEQWSLRISWLDLQLMFKQTNCSSPELSNWLDMVARAAIDVFRVNEFYVSGPDAKQEKVKPSTWLVAPLVSKLPSAVQGRILKVSGQVLESTSMFSKHKDGNGGNNSSNNNSHSHGANSNSSVSSNGSTFASKQSSQLNHQPFLGLVLTCLKGQDEQKEGLLQSLYAQLSQFLQNRDQSLETVGGIEDPCGFEKMLDALQLRYSLVGGLFDAIMKNATSTTDWAILFAQLISQGVIDLSNNSELFTTTLDMLATLIHSTLVSDSQTERDENKKLYTNLMKKLRKELGDKNGPSIKYVRQLLPLAKQTCEVIACESAGSSTDAKGNKINIDSIEKKHGLRLADKQRVSVWDLLEGHKNPAPLSWAWFGAVKIERKPLAYEETHRLLKYHTHSLFKPSSYYYEPLPLPPEEVDPLPDKLKDEMKADTPSSDQSPAPSTSSKKGKTVRKRKPKATAASQAAQNQAQAQPVMPALAATNAPQQMQQMQQQQLQQQQQQQHTLQQQQQQQQQHLQQHQQQQQLHLQQQHLQQQQQMQQQLQQQQQLQQQQQQQQQQQNQLMMQQQQQQSNLGQQQNNMQQQLGAQQQVGMTPQQTLQQMQNNNMGGMQMGGSMNPMNQQHLQQQYGQPNAGQMVGQGNIGGMQPGMGGMGPGMNASLMQQQQQQQQQQQQQQQQQQQQQQPQQAQQQQSQQGPQQQPQQQQGNPNMGFVGNVNQMNQMAGQGAGGQQWGGYNPMQQQQQQQQSQQQQAQQQSQPQPQSQQQQSQQQQQQQQQQAGPQQTGPQQGAQQGPQQGPQQASQQLQQQQMYYGQGMGQGPINRYDRPALNNPKQALSNMLRSKIPMNAGHPGFMQQQQQQQQQQQAQAQRNPQQQAFIRGPMRAGMPGNPVVGNPGAMGPMNPAMAGGGAGLGTAAGVGGSGGGAGGAGGNVAAGVMGGGQQGGMGAAGMMGVQQGGQGPPGAAGMMNQNSAGLMGSSGASIMGQSGGSMIQANMLNQQNPALVVGQGMGSGGGGSGGAGAGASGGGGGAGIGAGSGMVTGNAGMGGNAGGMGSNAGGMGGNVGGMGTSGGMVTSGGMVTGGMGNSGIGTATAMGGGQGAMGNSGMANNAGMGNPGMANPGMGMGNMQQQGGNMQGGMFQGQNVPYQNVNQNYPNYGNQGMGQQGGQGGMMGNFNPMAQQQRNTQAEFLAQQQRALAAGRGQYGQHAPNVTMGNMGVNQGAVPPYPRQGGKPGVGGNIPQTQQQFQQQQRLRLMMQQQQQQQQQSGMGQGGNAQGLIQNQGQGMNTQQTPNLVAQLQRQMPNQNNMMGQQYPHQPPQY, from the exons ATGAATATGCGACCGCTGAAACGGCCCCGATTGGGGCCACCGGATGTGTATCCGCAAGAGGCGAAGCAGCGGGAGGACGAGCTTACGTCGGTGCACGTAAAACACGGTTTTGCAACGGAGCATAAACTGTCCGAGGAATTCGGCACGGCCCGCAACTGTAACGTGTCGGCGAGCAAAGTTGGGGCATACTTCAATGCGATTCTGGCCAAGAAGGAAGAGCTCATGACGTTGCCAGATTCGGGACGGAAAAAGCAGCAAATCAACCCGAAAGACAACTTCTGGCCCGTTACAGCTCGCAACAAAACTACGTTAGATATGTGGTTTAAGGATCTGGCCGGTACGAAACCACTGAGCAGCCTGGCCAAGAAGGCTCCATCGTTTAacaagaaggaggagatcTTCGCGATGCTCTGTGAGAATCAGGTCACGATGCAACGGGCCGCGTGGTTCATCAAGCTCAGTTCCGCCTACACGGTGGCGGTTTCCGAGGCAAAGATCAAGAAACGCCAAATGCCCGATCCAGCTACCGAGTGGACGGGCACGATGATCAAATTTTTGAAAGATCTCATACCGAAACTCCACGAACACTACCATCATGGCCCGCTGCAGGAGAAACCTTCTTCCGGCATGGGTAGCACCGGTGGCGTTAGTTTGAACAATAGTGGCGGTGCCAGCGCGCTAGGAATGAGCAGTGCTTCAGGAGGATCGAACCCAACAACTATTCCACCACCTCTGTCCAGCCCGGCCGGTAGTATGCACAGTCCGGCAGGTAGCAATTctgccgccggtggtgcgaTGCAttcccaacaacagcaacagcagcaactacaaCAGCCACTGTCCCCTCAGGAAGAGCAACGGTTGGCTCAAAAACAGTGGAATTATTCAACCCAACTTTGCAAGTACATGTACGAAGAGGGTCTGCTGGACAAACAGGAGTTTCTCAATTGGATTATCGATCTGTTGGAGAAGATGAAATCTTCCCCAAATGCCGACGATGGTCTACTACGTATCTATTTGCCCCTGGCCATGCAATATTTGCATGATTTCGTACAATCGGAGCGTTTTTGTCGTCGCTTGTCTTATGCCGTCTCGAAGAAACTTGCCCAGCTTATCAATCAAATGGCTGATAATCACAACGTGAACCTGCATGCCTCGGAACCAGACAGCACAGCCGGGTCTAAGGTTTCCCCAGACGTAGCGGAGCCAAAGGACGGAAAGAATGATAAAATGTCCAACGGTGGAATAGTGACAGCGAAGCCGAATCCGTACGAATTGATCTTCACCGAGTACCTGCATTGTTCGCACCATCGAGATGTTGTTTTGCAGCTCTCTTGTATTCTACAAACGATCACGTTAGAATGCCCAACTGCCttagtgtggtgtggtgttggagAAACACGTTCCTCATCGGTACTTTCCGGCAGTCCACTGGATCACCTACCTGTCGCACCATCAGCACTACCTATGCCAGAGCGTTATGCTGGAAATTCGAACGAAGACGTCCGTCGTCAGTTGTTTGAGGCCGAAGAAAGTATCAAGATCCGCTCCCGACACGCCGAGTCGCGATGGTGCATCGATAAATGGCAAACGGCGGCTGGTAACGCGAGTCTAAAGATACTGGCCACACTTGATGCACTTGATGGACACTGCTTCGATCGGATGGACTCGAACAATTCGCTGGATTTTTTGTATCAAAAAATATTTCCTCCGTTTCAAatccaaccaaacaaaccaacaaccgatGGAGGAGCTATTTCCGGAAACCCTGCTTCGCTAGTTGGAGTAGCTGCAGCGGGTGCTAGTGCCAACGGTATTGATGGAAAGGACGCCGCTACTAAGCAATTCGAATAT AATGTTGAGCAAGATGCTTCGATTGTGAAGATTTTGTGCGAATGGGCCGTCTCATGGCAAAGGTGGGGTGAACATCGAGCCATGGTTGTCGCCTGGTTGCTTGATAAACGACAAAACGAGGTGTTCACAGCGCTAGAGAATGAAAGCTATAGCAATAACAACCTAAACAACTCCGACGATAAAGACTCGGTGCTTTCGGGTAGTGGATTGAATGGTGGTCAACCGGTCTTTCAACATATACTTATGAACTTCCTCGATCATGATGCACCGGTACTAGAGGATAACGGCGGCACTCAAAGCAAATCGCAATTCACTAATCTGGTGCACCTGTTTAGTGAGCTTATCCGGCACGACGTCTTTTCACACGATGCCTACATGTGCTGTTTGATTTCTCGTGGCGATCTGCTGACTGGTGCGGGTGGAATGCTGTCACTTGATAATCACGGTATTTGCAATGCTGGCCTGGGAACTGGGCCGATTTCGAACAAACCGGCCACCTCCTCTTCACCGAACAATCCTAGTGGAATGGATGACGATGTGCTTCAGACGGATTTCAAGGCAAAGCTGGAAGATCTGGATGATTCGAACGTCGATGACGACCTAGATAAATTATTACAACATATCAAGGAGGATCAGCAAAATTCGATGGATGCCCCAGACAGTCCAAAGGATCCTGAACACGCCTCAGCATCAGT TGGTACCGGATTGGGCAAGGCTGAGTCGCCTAGCCGGCACTTTTTGTACACGGAACACTTTCCACTTTGCCAAGATGACCCGATTTCTCAGCACGATTGTAATCAGCGGTACATTCTACTGTATGGTGTAGGTAAAGAACGTGACGAAAAGAAGCACGCCGTGAAGAAAATGTCGAAAGAGATTTGCAAGTTGTTTTCGAAGAAGTTCAGCATTGATGTAGCCGAAGGTGGCAAGGTGAAAAAGCATGCACGCAGTGAGTTCAACTTCGAAGCAACTTCGAACAAGTGTCAGGCAATGTCTTACTTCGATCAACATGTCGTCACATGGCAGTGTGCGGTGCAAGTTCAGGAAATGTTGAATAGCTTCGCGGCCGGCAACAGTTATTATTTACCTGTTCAAGAGCATGTAGCCTTTCTATTTGATCTGATGGAATCAGCGTTCAACATCTACGGACTTATTGATACGTGCATTCAGATATTACGTGAGCTACCAGAGGTAGAGATGCAACTGATTGCCAAGGGTTCGATGCCGCTGGTGCGTAGTTACACGACGTCGCTGAGTTTGTATGTGGTTGGAGTGCTACGAAGATATCATTGCTGTTTACTGTTGTCTCAAGAGCAAACTACGGCCATCTTCGAAGGTCTCTGTCGCATAGTGAAACACGTAAGCAACCCCAGCGATTGCAGTTCAGCTGAACGGTGTATTTTGGCTTATCTGTACGATCTATACTCCGCCTGCTCATCGTTGAAGTCTCGCCCACAGCAAGAACCGTTCCACAATGCGTACCCGAAGATTAAGCAAGCACTCTATACACCGTTACAACCGACCCCGTCAGTGCATACATACAACCCGCAGTTCATGATCGATATCATCACAAATCCGAGACGCGGCGGTAAAATCGAGAGCGGCTGGGCAAGACAGTTGAACGAATCCGCCTCCAACCGGTATAGCTTCGTGTGTAATGCGGTAGTAGCAGTGACGCGTGATATCGACAATGATTGTCTGAATGACATCGCGGCAATGTGCGCGGAACTAACAGCCTGCTGTAACTCGCTTAGCTCCGAATGGCTAGGTGTGTTGATTGCACTCTGTGGCTCGAATCGTGATGCTGGATACTACGTCGACGTGCTAACGCAGGTAGACGTGCAGAATACAAATATCCACAACGCCCTTTCGGTGTTCACCAGCATCCTTGTGGCTCGTCACTGCTTTTCGCTGGAGAATTTCGTAGCACACGTTGCTCTTCCCTCACTGGTGCAAGCCTGCAAGGGCCGAGGAGAAACAACACCGGAAATAGAAGCTGGCGCTAGATTGTCTTGTCATCTGCTGTTACGGTTGTTTAAAACTATTGAATGTCCACAACCGGGCCTATATTCCGTGAGCACTTCTCCAAATCCTATCACGGTCGGGAATGCACATAACATCAAGCTCAGTTGCGATCGACATCTCCTGGCTGCGGCACATAAAAACATTGGCGTGGCGCCCGTTTTGGCAGTTTTGAAAGGTATTCTGGTGGTTGGCGATGCTACTGCAAACAAGGTATCTTCGATCTTTGGCACGGGAAAGCGTAGTGGTCTAAACACACCGGTGCATCCGGGAAGCACACCAAAGAGTATGTCCGGATCGGGTGATATCAGCCACATTCTTGGGACCAGTGATCTATCAATATTGGGCAACGCGGATGAATCGATGTTGGATGTATC GCAACAAAACTCTCATCTGAATCAGGACAACGCGACAAGCCTTTCGGAGTTTGCTCAACATGTCCTTCGACAGATCTGTTCGCAG GAATGGGTGTTGGAGCGTTGTTTGCAGAACGCGGAAGAGTTGTGTCAGCAAGGAATGCTGATTGATAATTTGCTAACGGCCAAACAggcgcaacggttgctgcacaTGATTTGTTATCCCGAGCACGAGTCAAACTTGATCGCGGAACTTGATCAAAAGGCGATTATCGTACGAATTCTAGAGAACCTGGAGCAATGGTCGTTGCGTATTTCTTGGCTCGATTTACAGCTGATGTTTAAGCAGACAAACTGCAGCTCACCCGAATTGTCCAACTGGCTGGACATGGTCGCACGGGCGGCGATCGATGTGTTCCGTGTAAACGAGTTCTACGTGAGTGGGCCTGACGCAAAGCAGGAAAAAGTAAAGCCATCCACTTGGTTAGTGGCTCCACTGGTTTCCAAATTACCCAGCGCCGTGCAAGGTCGAATATTGAAGGTTTCTGGACAGGTACTCGAGAGTACGAGCATGTTTAGCAAGCATAAGGATGGCAATGGAGGGAATAACAGTAGCAACAATAATAGCCACAGTCACGGAGCCAATAGTAACAGCTCGGTTAGCTCGAATGGAAGCACCTTCGCCAGCAAGCAGTCATCGCAGCTAAACCATCAGCCGTTTCTGGGATTGGTGTTGACATGTTTGAAGGGACAGGACGAGCAGAAAGAGGGTTTGCTGCAATCGTTGTATGCTCAACTTTCACAGTTCTTACAAAATCGCGACCAAAGT CTGGAAACTGTTGGTGGAATTGAAGACCCCTGTGGATTTGAAAAGATGCTGGATGCACTTCAATTACGCTATTCCCTGGTGGGAGGTTTGTTTGATGCGATCATGAAAAATGCCACCTCCACTACCGATTGGGCTATACTTTTTGCACAGCTGATCAGCCAGGGGGTGATTGATTTGAGTAATAACTC TGAATTGTTCACGACGACACTCGACATGCTAGCCACGCTTATCCATTCGACTTTGGTAAGCGATAGTCAAACGGAGCGAGACGAGAACAAGAAGCTGTATACGAATCTCATGAAAAAGCTTCGCAAAGAGCTGGGTGATAAGAATGGTCCCTCAATTAAGTACGTCCGTCAGTTGCTACCCTTGGCCAAGCAAACATGTGAAGTTATAGCATGTGAATCGGCCGGATCCTCTACCGATGCCAAAGGCAATAAGATCAACATAGATAGTATCGAAAAGAAACAT GGTCTCCGATTGGCGGATAAGCAACGAGTGAGCGTTTGGGATTTGCTGGAAGGTCACAAAAACCCAGCCCCTCTGTCATGGGCATGGTTTGGTGCCGTAAAAATTGAACGAAAGCCTCTTGCGTACGAAGAGACGCATCGTTTGTTGAAGTATCACACGCACAGCTTATTTAAACCAAGCAGTTACTACTACgaaccactaccactgccTCCGGAGGAAGTGGACCCATTGCCCGATAAACTGAAGGACGAGATGAAAGCCGATACACCTTCCTCCGATCAATCACCAGCACCTAGCACAAGCTCGAAGAAAGGCAAAACAGTACGCAAGCGAAAACCAAAAGCTACCGCGGCTAGCCAGGCGGCACAAAATCAAGCGCAAGCTCAACCTGTTATGCCCGCACTAGCAGCGACCAATGCTCCACAGCAGATGCAGcaaatgcaacagcaacaattgcaacaacagcaacaacaacaacacacgctacaacagcaacaacagcagcaacaacaacatttgcagcaacatcaacaacagcaacagttgcatttgcagcaacaacatttacagcagcagcagcagatgcaacaacaattgcaacagcagcaacagcttcaacagcaacagcagcagcaacaacagcagcagaatcaaTTGAtgatgcaacagcaacagcagcaatcaaaTCTCGgtcaacaacaaaataatatGCAACAACAGCTTGGtgcacagcagcaggtcgGTATGACACCACAACAGACGCTAcagcaaatgcaaaacaacaataTGGGCGGCATGCAGATGGGCGGATCGATGAATCCGATGAATCAACAGCACCTACAACAACAGTACGGCCAACCGAACGCGGGTCAAATGGTCGGACAAGGAAACATCGGTGGTATGCAGCCAGGCATGGGCGGAATGGGTCCTGGCATGAATGCTAGTTtgatgcagcaacaacagcaacagcagcagcaacaacaacaacaacagcagcagcagcaacagcagcagcagccacaacaagctcaacaacaacaatcgcaacaagggccacagcaacaaccgcaacaacagcagggcAATCCAAATATGGGCTTTGTTGGCAACGTGAATCAAATGAACCAAATGGCTGGTCAaggtgccggtggccagcagTGGGGTGGTTACAATCCtatgcaacaacagcagcagcaacaacaatcgcaacagcagcaagcccAACAACAATCGCAACCTCAACCccaatcacaacaacagcaatctcagcaacagcagcaacaacagcaacagcaagctgGTCCGCAACAGACAGGACCTCAGCAAGGAGCGCAGCAAGGCCCACAGCAAGGACCACAGCAAGCTTCTCAAcaattgcagcaacagcaaatgtACTATGGTCAGGGCATGGGTCAAGGTCCAA TAAATCGATACGATCGTCCTGCATTGAACAACCCAAAACAAGCCCTATCGAACATGCTACGATCGAAGATTCCGATGAATGCTGGCCATCCGGGCTtcatgcagcaacaacagcagcagcaacagcagcagcaggcacaggCCCAACGCAATCCACAGCAGCAAGCATTCATACGCGGACCGATGCGAGCAGGCATGCCGGGGAATCCAGTCGTTGGCAATCCCGGTGCCATGGGCCCAATGAATCCTGCAATGGCAGGTGGGGGGGCTGGTCTTGGAACGGCCGCTGGAGTCgggggcagtggtggtggtgctggtggcgccgGTGGTAATGTAGCTGCTGGAGTGATGGGTGGTGGCCAGCAAGGTGGCATGGGTGCGGCTGGCATGATGGGTGTACAGCAAGGAGGCCAGGGTCCACCAGGTGCCGCGGGAATGATGAATCAGAACAGTGCAGGCCTTATGGGTTCGTCTGGTGCATCGATCATGGGACAGTCTGGTGGTAGTATGATTCAGGCGAACATGCTTAATCAACAGAATCCAGCACTGGTGGTCGGCCAAGGAATGGgtagtggaggtggtggtagtggcggtgctggagctggagctagtggagggggtggaggtgcCGGAATCGGGGCTGGAAGTGGAATGGTGACCGGTAATGCCGGTATGGGAGGTAATGCGGGCGGAATGGGCAGTAATGCCGGTGGCATGGGCGGTAATGTTGGAGGCATGGGTACCAGCGGAGGAATGGTGACATCAGGTGGTATGGTTACCGGTGGTATGGGTAACTCTGGCATTGGCACGGCAACGGCGATGGGAGGCGGTCAAGGGGCGATGGGCAACAGCGGAATGGCAAATAACGCTGGCATGGGCAATCCGGGCATGGCAAATCCTGGAATGGGCATGGGTAATATGCAACAGCAGGGAGGCAACATGCAAGGCGGAATGTTCCAGGGTCAAAACGTTCCTTACCAGAACGTGAACCAGAACTATCCCAACTATGGTAATCAAGGCATGGGCCAGCAGGGTGGCCAGGGTGGTATGATGGGTAACTTCAATCCCATGGCCCAACAGCAGCGCAATACGCAGGCCGAATTCCTggcacagcaacagcgagcGCTTGCTGCCGGTCGAGGGCAGTACGGTCAGCATGCACCGAATGTCACAATGGGCAACATGGGGGTGAACCAAGGTGCAGTTCCACCGTACCCTAGGCAAGGCGGCAAACCAGGCGTTGGAGGAAATATCCCACAAactcagcagcagttccagcagcaacaacggctaCGTTTGatgatgcaacagcagcaacaacaacaacagcagtcaG GCATGGGACAGGGTGGTAATGCGCAGGGATTGATCCAAAATCAGGGACAAGGCATGAATACACAGCAGACGCCCAACCTGGTGGCACAGTTGCAACGCCAAATGCCGAATCAGAACAACATGATGGGACAACAGTACCCGCATCAACCACCGCAGTATTAA